The Vespula vulgaris chromosome 2, iyVesVulg1.1, whole genome shotgun sequence genome has a segment encoding these proteins:
- the LOC127061382 gene encoding uncharacterized protein LOC127061382 codes for MVEDTYAMKQIFIDEETGESLMQSFRDNLDIHDPVSSVNNVETGEPEVNFIKIATQRSRKVPFQIPKQIKDNMMPKKSGCKLDNMEMEPVPIGSSFGQVNPICLFLPAIIYSRWFLALLMTFEVILHVWAHHKNKSLKNANVYFRSPFHAISSEFCALCQNETCMDRVGKLQQKRMHKFFRQCNYMKRIVT; via the exons ATGGTCGAAGATACATACGCTATGAAGCAAATTTTCATAGATGAAGAGACAGGTGAAAGCTTGATGCAATCTTTCCGGGACAACTTAGACATACATGATCCTGTTAGTTCAGTGAATAATGTCGAAACTGGTGAACCTGAAGTTAATTTCATAAAGATTGCAACgcaaagaagtagaaaagtgCCTTTCCAG ATaccaaaacaaataaaagataatatgatGCCTAAGAAATCGGGCTGTAAATTAGATAATATGGAAATGGAACCTGTACCGATTGGATCATCATTCGGACAAGTAAATCCAATCTGTTTGTTTCTACCAGCTATTATATATTCCCGTTGGTTTCTGGCATTACTTATGACGTTTGAAGTTATTTTACATGTGTGGGCGCATCACAAAAATAAGTCATTAAAAAATGCTAATGTATATTTTCGATCACCATTCCACGCTATATCATCTGAGTTTTGTGCTCTTTGTCAGAATGAAACATGTATGGATCGTGTTGGAAAATTGCAGCAAAAACGGATGCACAAATTCTTTCGACAATGTAActatatgaaaagaatagttacatga